GAAAGCAATCAGCAGGTGGAGCAAATGAGCGAAGATTCTGAAACCGGGGAAGAACAGGATAATTCAGTCAGCCAGACTTACCTCATGGACGAGGAACTGCGCGAGACGCAGGAGCTGGCCGAGGGACTACTGGGCGAAGTGGAGAAAGTAGTCATGGGCAAGCGGCCGGTGCTGGAACTGGTGATGACCGGTATCCTGGCTGGCGGTAACATCCTCTTCGAGGATAATCCCGGCCTCGCGAAAACCCTGCTCGCCAATACTTTTGCGCAGGGGCTTGGCTGCGAATTCAAGCGGGTGCAGTTCACACCGGACCTGCTGCCGGCCGACATCACCGGCATCTACATTTTCGACCGCAAGCAGAACGAGTTCGACTTCCGTCCGGGGCCGCTCTTCTGCAACATCCTGCTCGCGGACGAAATCAACCGCGCGCCGCCCAAGACGCAGGCCGCATTGCTGGAGGCAATGCAGGAGCACCAAGTCACCATCGAGGGGCATACGCACAAGCTGCCGCAGCCGTTCGTGACTGTCGCGACGCAGAACCCCATCGAGTCGGAAGGCACCTACCCGCTGCCCGACGCGCAGCTGGACCGCTTCATGATGAAGCTCTCGGTCGGCTATCCCGGCCGGCCCATCGAGCGCGCGATTATCGTCAAGCGTATGCAGCGCCAGAAAGACGACCACGACGTCAAGGCACTGGCATCGCCGGAAAAACTGCAGCAGATGCAGGCGTCACTCGAGAAGGTGAAGGTGGACGAGGCAATTATCGAATATATCGTCGAAATCGTCACACGCACGCGCGAAGACCCGCGGGTGGCGGTCGGCTCGAGCCCGCGCGGGACGCAATCGCTTTTCAAACTCTCGCGGGCGCTGGCGGTGATGAACGGACGCGACTATGTCGTGCCGGACGACATCAAGCGGCTCGCCATCTACACGCTGCGCCACCGCATTATCCTGAAGCCGGAGCCACGCATCAAAGGCGTCCAGACCGAGGAAATCATATCGCAAATCCTACAGGAAGTCGAGGTTCCCACGACGCAGGGCTACACCGATTGAATGTGGAGCAGGAAGGCGACGGCGCTCGCCGGGTGCGGCGCCTTTCTGGCGCTCTCGGGGCTGGTGCTGCTGAACTACCTCTTCATCAGCGTCGGCATCGTAATGCTCAGCTTCCTCTTTCTCGCCAGCTTCTTGAACCTCTGGATGCCGCGCGTCACTGTCGAGCGCACCACCAGCTCGGATAACATCTTCGAGGATGGCGAGCTGGAAGTGAGCTTCACGCTGCGCAACCGTGGCCTGCTCGGTGGCTTCGTCGAAATCTACGACGAGGTGCCGCCACAGGCGCGACTGGCGCGCGGCTCCAACTACACGCTGCTTTACCTGAAGGGACGGCAGGAGGTGAGCTTCGCCTATACCGTACGGATGCCACTGCGCGGCCACTATCATCTCGGGCCGGTGCGGCTGCGGGTCAAGGACGCGTTTGACCTGTTCTACAGCGAGCGCCACGAGCCGGCGCTGGAGCCTTTCTCGGTCTTCCCGCGCATTGAGCCGCTCGAGTCGGAAATCCTGGGGGGCAATAATCCCAGGCTCTATCAAGGGTCGATGCCGATTTACTCGATTGGCGAAGGGAGCCAGTTCTACTCGCTGCGTGAATTCCTGCCAGGCGACTCGATGCGCAAGGTGAACTGGAAGGCGATGGCGCGCACCGGCCAGATGATGGTCAACGAGACTGAAACCGAAAATATCCTCGACATCTACATGCTGCTCGACGCACGGGGCGTCAGCGGCGTCGGGACGCCCACTGACAATCCGCTCGAAATGAGCTGTCGCGCCGCCGCGACCTTTGCCGACCAGCTGCTACAGACGCGCAATAACGTCGGGCTGACGGTATACGGCAGCCGCACTGCGACGGTACACCTCGGCCGGGGCGAGACGCAACTGTTCCGCATCCTGACCGCACTGGCCGACGCGAAAGCCGAAGGCGAATTGCCGCTGAAGCTGGTCATCCAGGACCTGCTGCCCTACATCCCGTCCGGGTCGCCGATTATCCTTTTCAGTGCGCTCGACAACGACACTTTGCTGGCCGAGGCGTTCACGCTGGCGCTGACGCGCGGCTACGCGCTAACCGTGGTTTCTCCGTCGAGCATCGACCTTGAGGCGGCGACCGGGCGCATCCCGGCCGGGCCGGAAACAGTGGCGCGCATGGAGCGCGAAAACATGGTCACCGAACTGCGCGGCTGGGGCGTACACATCGGCGACTGGAAACCGGGTGAGCCGGTCAATCTGGCGCTGGCGGGGGCGCAACGATGAACCTGGTAGAGCGGTTGCCGCGGCTCGAGCAGGTCATCAACTACCGCGACCTCGTCGGGGAATATCCGCTGCTGCTCGCCGTGCGGGTGCTCGCGTCGGCGGGGCTGCTCTGGATGGGGACGCTCTGGTTCGGGTTCCACGACCCGCAGCAGTCGCTGATTACCGAATATGCGCGAGGCTACTATCCTGCCTTCGACCCGGCAGCGTATGACTATGTGGCTGGCGGCTTCCTCGCTGGATTCGGGCTTTACCTCTACACGCTGCTGCTGCGGCCGTGGAATCGCGTGCTGCTGTTCGGAATCGTGGTGTGGATGGGGTGGTATTTCTTCGGCCCCTACCTCGAGTTCCAGACCGAGAACTACGTGCGTTACGCTGACCCGTGGCTGGCGCAGGAGCGCGCGTCGCTCTGGTTCGGCCACGCGACGATGCTGGTCTTCGGCTCGTCGCTGGCGCTCGGCGCGTACGGCATCTGGCAGCGGCGGACGCTGCCGATTACGCTCTCGGTCATTCTGGCGATTGCAATCGGCTACCTGCACACCGGCGAAAGCGTCCAGAGCCTCGAGGGCGGCGTACGCTACGGCCTCGGTTTCCTGGTCTACATCGAGCTTTCGCTGGCGGCGCTGAAATATGAGGCGTACGTCCTCCAGTTCCAGCCCGCCGGCGCCAGCGGCAGCCTGCTTTCGGAGGGCGAAGTGGGGCGGGTTCGCGCGACGCTGGCGTCGCTGATGGGGCATTACGGAATGCATCTCGCAGTCATGCTCGGGCTGACCGCGCTTTTAGGAGGTATTATCCTCGAAATCAACACCTGGGTTGCGCGCTACACCAGCGGCCGCATCGCCGAGTCGTTCGAGCTAGACTCGCTCTACGGCATCGTCTTCACTGCGATGGTCGCCTTCCTGCTGCTGGGAGTGCTACGGATGTTTGCCGGGCCGGACTACGAACTCGACGAGAGCTGAATCGGCACGCCCTCTTCGGGCAGGATGACCTCGCAGTCGATGTCATCCGCCAGTGGCTGCCGGTCATCGCCGTGGTAGAGAATCACGCGCTCGGGGTCGCAAGCGCGGATGAACTCGAGCAGCTGCGCGTGCCCCGCATGGCCACTCAGGGAGAACTGCGCCACCTCGCAATCGACGCGGAAGGCGGGCGATTCCGGGTCGCGCTCCATGCGCATCCTGCCGGTCTCGAGCAGGTGGTGGCCGTTGGTGCCGGGGACCTGGAAGCCGGTCAGGAACAGCGCCGATTTCTCGTCGTGGCGCAACTCCTGCATGTAGTACATCACCGGCCCGCCGCTGAGCATCCCCGCGGTCGTCACAATCACGTCGCCACGCAGCGCCTGCTCGCGCATGCGCCAGTGGCGCACGAAGCGTGTCTGCTTCAGCGCGTGGTTCAGCCCGCCGACGTTGCGCAGCGCGCCGGGGTGCTTCTGCAAGATGCGCGCGATGTCGCGCCCCATCCCGTCGAGCCACACTTCGTAGCCCTGCCCGGCGAGCAGCATCAGCAGCTCCTGACTGCGCCCCAGCCCGAAGGCGGGCAGGATGACGCGGCCGCCACGGCTGACGATGGCGTCAATCGCGGAGAGTAAATCGTCGATGAGCTCCTCGCGCTCGGGGTGCTCACGCCCGGAATAGGTTGACTCGATGGCGAGCGTGCGGCACCGGACCGGCCGCGCGGCGCGCGTCAGCCCCGTATCAACGGTGTGGATGTCGCCGGTGAAAAGGAAACCGAGCTCGGGGAAGTGAAACATCCCGGCGCCCGGGATGTGACCGGCGTTGCGGATGTTGAACTCGAAGCCGCCGTGGAACGCGCTGCGTCCCGGCACCAGCGAGCGGTGCTGCCGCAGCAGCTCGCCAATCGCCCCCTTCGGGAACGGCGCCGGATACCCCTCGCTCTCGGAGACGCGCAGCGTGTCCTCCGCCATCCGCACCGCTAGGTCGCGCGTCGCCGGCGTCGAAATAATCGGCGTCCCGCGGTTCGCCACCTCAGGCGCCAGCCCGCAATGATCGAGGTGCGCGTGCGTCAGCAACAGCGCGTCGATGTCGGGCGCCGGCGACGGGAAACGTGGCGGGTCGTCCGGCTGGATTCCATAGTCAAGCAGCAGCCGGCCGGCGTCGCCCTCAAGCAGCACGCCGACGCGGCCGACCTCGCTTGCGCCGCCCAGAAATGTAAGTGTAGCTTCCACGCGATCAGTCCCAGTCGTCCCAGTCGTCGCCCGAGGATTCGGCGGTGGGGGACGGCGACGCAGACGCGGAGGCCGACTCGTCGCCCTCTTCGTCCTCCCACTCCTCATCATCCCACTCTTCTGAGCGGTAGTACATCGCAGCGCCGACCGCCATCACCAGCCCCAGCAGGACAAAGACGAACCAGAGGTCGCCGAGCGTGGTCGTGAGGCGACCGCCGAAGCCCTGTTCGACCTCGAGCGTGAGGGTCTTCTCGACCCGGTGAGAGGTAACGGAACTGGTAATAGTAACCAGAATTTTCTCGCTGTCGCCGTGCCGCACCTCGTCGCTGGCGGTGACGCGCACCGTGGCGTCACCGCTGCGGCCGGCGCCGACCTCAATCGAGTTCCCGTCAGGGAACGAGACCTGCCACCCCTGCGGCACCGAAGGCGCCTGCAACAGGTAGGTGTCGTCGGCATTGAGCGGGTTGTGCAGCTCGAGTGTGAACTCATAGCTGCCGCCCGGCTCAATCGCGGCGCGATACTTCGCGGCGGTGACCTGAAACAGGTCGTCCTGCAAAGCGAGGTTGAAAGTCAGTTCCTGGCGGCCGCGCGGCGGCGGTGAGTCATGCAAATCTTCGGCAACGGCCACGACGGGGTAGCCCCCCTCCTGGTAGGTGGCGGAGTTGCCAGCGGTGACCAGCAGGTCCAGCGGCATACTCTCATCCTCGCTGATGGTGACCTGCGTCACCGTCTCACCGCCATCCTTGTACTGCGCCGACCACCCCGAAGGGAGGTCCTCGACGTAGAGCTGGACGTCGCGGTCGCCCTCGACCGCCGAGTAGAGCGAGAGGTGCACCGTCTGCGTCCCGCCCGGCTGCAGGTTGGCGTAAATCGTCGAGCCGCCGCCCGCGACGTTGAGCGAGAGGCCGAAGGTGCGGCTCACCTCGAGGGTCGCCGTGGAGGTTTTCGTGGCGTTGCCTTGCGAAGTGCCCTTGAGCTGGATGGTCGAAGTGTCGACGTCGCCGCCCTCGGCCGGGCGCACCCAGACGGTGACGTTGGCGACATGTTCACCATCCTCCTCGCGCGGCAGCCCGTTGATGGTGATACCCGAATCGCGGTCGCCGTCATACTCGAACTCGACGTCCCAGTCGGGGAGCATGCCGGACGCGCTCATGTCGATTGAGTCAGTCGCCTGCCCCAGATTGGCGACGCGCAATCCGAAATCGTTCCAGTTACCAGCGACGGCATCAACCTCGGACGAGGTGACATGCTGCGTCCCCTCCACGAAGTAGAGTCCCACCATGAACTCGGCGCCGACGACCGTCTTGGTCTCGAGGTCGAAGGTCTGCTTCTGTGAAGAAGGCGAGTTCTGCGAAGTAGCGAGGATGCTGACGGTCGCGTAACGGCCGACCATCTCAGTCGAGTCCGCCACGGAGACGCTGAAGGTCACGGTCTCGGTCCCGCCCGGCACGAGGCTGCCGCTGCTCCATGATTGCGGCTCGACGGTCCAGTTGGACGAGGTGTCGCTCGGCTGGAGGTCGAAGCTGTCGGAGCTGTCGCCGCTGTTGCGCACCGTCAACTGGTAGCTGACCGAGCCGCCGACCGCGACCGACTGCTGTCGCTCGTCAGTCCAGAGGTAGACGCCATACTCGTCCATCTCGACCTGTAGCTCGACCCAGTAGCCGTGGCCCTGCTGGTCGACCGCCGAAACGCGCACGGTGTAGGCGCCCGAGCCGGTATGCTGCGCGCCCGGCTGCTCGGGGTCGTTGTAATTCCAGGTAATATCGTCGAACTCGACCGTGCCGCTCGCGTCACCGCGGTCGGTCGGCGCCAGCTCGCTGTCGAACAGCTCCTCGCCGTCCGGGTCGTCAACCTGAACGCGAATAGAAGCGACGTCGTAGGCACCGAAAGCGTTGAGCGCGGTCCCGGAGAAGAACGCCCGCGCCAGCTCGGCCGGCAGGTTGGGCTCGAAGTGGTCGGTCGCCTGCCGGTCGTCGTCATCCGAAGTCTCGAGATTGAATGCCTCGGTCAGGACTGTGATGTCGCGCACCGGGTTGGTCTTCACGACCAGCCTGGAGGGGGTATCACCGTCGGTACCGGTATCGAGCCCGAGGTTGACGTCGCTGCCGCCGTCGTTCTCAAGCTCGACGACGATGTAGTGGCCCGAGGCGAAAGTGTAGCTGGGGCCGAGCGAATCCTCCCAGTAGAGCTCCTCGTCCTCCTGGTCATCGCTGCCGGGGTTCCCGATACCGCCGGAGACGTCCATCTCGCCACTGGCGAGGATCGCACCCCCCGTCGGCGACGTGCCGTCGCGCACCTTGATGTTCAGGTGACTCGACTGAAATACCGCCGTGTTGACATAGAGTTCGATGAAAAAGCCACGTTCGGGAGCGTTGTAGGAATCGACGGGGAGGTCTGTCCGCAGTGGCTGGTGCAGCGCGAAGAAGAGGTTGCTACCGCTGGGAATGCTGACCGTCGTGCCGTCGCTGCCGTGGTCGCCGGTGGTCCAGGTGTGGAGCTTGCCCTCGCCGCTCTCCGACCAGAGATAGAGCCCCACCTCGTGTGCCTGCCCCCCGATTTCCTCGGCGGAAGCGGGTAGCCAGACGGCTGCCTGAAGCAGCATGAGGCCCGCGACCAGAAAGGCAATGGCACGGTTC
The genomic region above belongs to Candidatus Poseidoniia archaeon and contains:
- a CDS encoding MoxR family ATPase, with the protein product MDEELRETQELAEGLLGEVEKVVMGKRPVLELVMTGILAGGNILFEDNPGLAKTLLANTFAQGLGCEFKRVQFTPDLLPADITGIYIFDRKQNEFDFRPGPLFCNILLADEINRAPPKTQAALLEAMQEHQVTIEGHTHKLPQPFVTVATQNPIESEGTYPLPDAQLDRFMMKLSVGYPGRPIERAIIVKRMQRQKDDHDVKALASPEKLQQMQASLEKVKVDEAIIEYIVEIVTRTREDPRVAVGSSPRGTQSLFKLSRALAVMNGRDYVVPDDIKRLAIYTLRHRIILKPEPRIKGVQTEEIISQILQEVEVPTTQGYTD
- a CDS encoding DUF58 domain-containing protein, with amino-acid sequence MWSRKATALAGCGAFLALSGLVLLNYLFISVGIVMLSFLFLASFLNLWMPRVTVERTTSSDNIFEDGELEVSFTLRNRGLLGGFVEIYDEVPPQARLARGSNYTLLYLKGRQEVSFAYTVRMPLRGHYHLGPVRLRVKDAFDLFYSERHEPALEPFSVFPRIEPLESEILGGNNPRLYQGSMPIYSIGEGSQFYSLREFLPGDSMRKVNWKAMARTGQMMVNETETENILDIYMLLDARGVSGVGTPTDNPLEMSCRAAATFADQLLQTRNNVGLTVYGSRTATVHLGRGETQLFRILTALADAKAEGELPLKLVIQDLLPYIPSGSPIILFSALDNDTLLAEAFTLALTRGYALTVVSPSSIDLEAATGRIPAGPETVARMERENMVTELRGWGVHIGDWKPGEPVNLALAGAQR
- a CDS encoding MBL fold metallo-hydrolase — its product is MEATLTFLGGASEVGRVGVLLEGDAGRLLLDYGIQPDDPPRFPSPAPDIDALLLTHAHLDHCGLAPEVANRGTPIISTPATRDLAVRMAEDTLRVSESEGYPAPFPKGAIGELLRQHRSLVPGRSAFHGGFEFNIRNAGHIPGAGMFHFPELGFLFTGDIHTVDTGLTRAARPVRCRTLAIESTYSGREHPEREELIDDLLSAIDAIVSRGGRVILPAFGLGRSQELLMLLAGQGYEVWLDGMGRDIARILQKHPGALRNVGGLNHALKQTRFVRHWRMREQALRGDVIVTTAGMLSGGPVMYYMQELRHDEKSALFLTGFQVPGTNGHHLLETGRMRMERDPESPAFRVDCEVAQFSLSGHAGHAQLLEFIRACDPERVILYHGDDRQPLADDIDCEVILPEEGVPIQLSSSS